A single Streptomyces sp. Edi2 DNA region contains:
- the dprA gene encoding DNA-processing protein DprA, whose translation MAAGRRSARREGHEPQRTARAALTRILEPGDETAGRWLREMGPVALWHALSDDAADPPTGSTPAKIAGLRLRAARARPTADLDAMTALGGRFLCPGDDEWPGQLDDLGDARPIGLWVRGAANLRLWALRSVAVVGARACTDYGAHLAATLSAGLADRGWAVVSGAAYGVDGAAHRGALAADGATIAVMACGADHAYPRGHTELIGRIAEQGLVVAELPPGDHPTRSRFIQRNRVIAALTRGTVVVEAELRSGSLVTARQALALGRFTMGMPGPVTSSLSAGVHQLLRGEAAVVTGADEVIELVGSIGDLAPEQQGPTRIRDLLDPVATRVLEALPARGSAGTGRLAEEAATPREVTQRKLFELLSLGFVQRCGDRWELARRAERTEGSRRGGT comes from the coding sequence ATGGCAGCCGGCCGGCGGTCCGCCCGCCGCGAGGGACACGAACCGCAGCGCACCGCCCGCGCCGCCCTCACCCGCATCCTCGAACCGGGTGACGAAACCGCCGGCCGCTGGTTACGCGAAATGGGCCCGGTGGCCCTCTGGCACGCCCTCTCCGACGACGCGGCGGACCCTCCCACGGGCTCCACCCCGGCCAAGATCGCGGGCCTGCGGCTACGGGCCGCCCGGGCCCGCCCCACCGCGGACCTCGATGCCATGACCGCGCTCGGCGGCCGGTTCCTCTGCCCCGGGGACGACGAATGGCCCGGCCAGCTCGACGACCTCGGGGACGCCCGCCCCATCGGCCTGTGGGTACGCGGGGCGGCCAACCTCAGGCTGTGGGCGCTGCGCTCCGTCGCCGTCGTCGGCGCCCGGGCCTGTACCGACTACGGCGCGCACCTGGCCGCGACCCTCAGCGCCGGACTCGCCGACCGGGGCTGGGCCGTTGTCTCCGGAGCCGCATACGGGGTCGACGGCGCGGCTCACCGCGGCGCGCTGGCCGCGGACGGCGCAACCATCGCCGTCATGGCCTGCGGCGCCGACCACGCCTACCCCCGGGGCCACACCGAGTTGATCGGCCGGATCGCCGAACAAGGCTTGGTGGTCGCCGAGTTACCGCCCGGCGACCATCCCACCCGCAGCCGCTTCATCCAGCGCAACCGCGTCATCGCCGCACTCACCAGAGGCACCGTCGTCGTGGAGGCCGAGCTGCGCAGCGGCTCACTGGTCACCGCCCGGCAAGCGCTGGCCCTCGGCCGCTTCACGATGGGCATGCCGGGCCCGGTCACCAGCAGCCTGTCCGCCGGGGTACATCAACTCCTGCGCGGCGAGGCCGCGGTGGTCACCGGCGCCGACGAGGTCATCGAACTCGTCGGCAGCATCGGCGACCTCGCTCCCGAGCAGCAGGGCCCGACCCGCATCCGCGACCTCCTCGATCCCGTCGCGACCCGCGTACTGGAGGCGCTGCCCGCGCGCGGCAGCGCGGGCACCGGCCGTCTGGCGGAGGAAGCCGCCACGCCCCGCGAGGTCACACAGCGCAAACTCTTCGAGCTGTTGTCCCTCGGATTCGTGCAAAGGTGCGGTGATCGCTGGGAGTTGGCGCGACGCGCCGAGAGGACTGAGGGTTCCCGGCGAGGCGGTACTTGA
- the whiG gene encoding RNA polymerase sigma factor WhiG produces MPQHTSGSDRAAVPPAARGSVRPAPPTSLDELWRSYKASGDGRLREQLILHYSPLVKYVAGRVSVGLPPNVEQADFVSSGVFGLIDAIEKFEPERAIKFETYAITRIRGAMIDELRALDWIPRSVRQKARAVERAYATLEAQLRRTPSEAEVAEEMGIALEELHGVFSQLSLANVVALEELLHVGGEGGERLSLMDTLEDTAAENPVEIAEDRELRRLLARAINTLPEREKTVVTLYYYEGLTLAEIGNVLGVTESRVSQIHTKSVLQLRAKLADVGR; encoded by the coding sequence ATGCCCCAGCACACCTCCGGGTCTGATCGTGCGGCTGTACCACCCGCCGCGCGCGGCAGCGTGCGCCCCGCCCCGCCCACCTCGCTCGACGAGTTGTGGCGCTCCTACAAGGCGTCGGGCGACGGGCGGCTGCGAGAACAGCTGATCCTGCACTACTCGCCGCTGGTCAAGTACGTCGCCGGCCGCGTCAGCGTCGGCCTGCCCCCCAACGTCGAACAGGCCGACTTCGTCTCCTCCGGAGTCTTCGGACTGATCGACGCCATCGAGAAGTTCGAACCCGAACGCGCCATCAAGTTCGAGACCTACGCCATCACCCGGATTCGCGGCGCAATGATCGACGAGCTGCGCGCTCTGGACTGGATTCCGCGCTCCGTGCGGCAGAAAGCCCGTGCCGTCGAACGCGCCTACGCCACCCTCGAAGCGCAGCTGCGCCGTACCCCGTCCGAGGCCGAGGTCGCCGAGGAGATGGGCATTGCGCTGGAGGAACTCCACGGCGTGTTCAGCCAGCTGTCCTTGGCCAACGTGGTCGCCCTGGAAGAGCTCCTGCACGTCGGCGGCGAGGGGGGCGAACGGCTGAGCCTGATGGACACCCTCGAGGACACGGCCGCCGAGAACCCCGTCGAGATCGCCGAGGACCGCGAACTGCGACGGCTGCTCGCGCGCGCCATCAACACCCTCCCCGAGCGCGAGAAGACCGTGGTCACGCTCTACTACTACGAAGGGCTCACGCTCGCCGAGATCGGCAATGTCCTCGGCGTCACGGAGAGCAGGGTCAGCCAGATCCACACCAAGTCCGTACTCCAGCTCAGAGCGAAGCTCGCCGACGTCGGACGCTGA
- a CDS encoding helix-turn-helix domain-containing protein — MQRGALLDAARTLLSEGGTEALTFPALAERTGLARSSVYEYFRSRAAVVEELCAVDFPVWAAEVEAAMESADTPEGKVEAYVRRQLALVGDRRHRAVVAISAGELDAGAREKIRAAHGGLIAMIVEALADLGHAQPRLAAMLLQGVVDAAVRRIELGAAEDPDEITEAAVAMALRGVRG, encoded by the coding sequence ATGCAGCGCGGCGCCCTTTTGGACGCTGCCCGTACCCTGCTGTCCGAAGGCGGTACGGAAGCACTGACCTTCCCCGCCCTCGCCGAGCGCACGGGCCTCGCGCGCTCTTCCGTGTATGAGTACTTCCGCTCGCGCGCCGCTGTCGTGGAAGAGCTGTGCGCCGTCGACTTCCCCGTATGGGCCGCCGAGGTGGAGGCGGCGATGGAGAGCGCCGACACGCCCGAGGGGAAGGTCGAGGCATATGTGCGACGGCAGCTCGCCCTGGTCGGTGACCGGCGCCACCGGGCCGTCGTCGCCATTTCGGCAGGTGAACTGGACGCCGGTGCCCGGGAGAAGATCCGCGCGGCCCACGGCGGACTGATCGCCATGATCGTCGAGGCGCTTGCCGACCTCGGCCATGCACAGCCCCGACTCGCGGCCATGCTCCTCCAAGGAGTCGTCGACGCCGCGGTCCGCCGTATCGAACTCGGTGCCGCAGAAGACCCGGACGAGATCACGGAGGCGGCGGTCGCCATGGCCCTCCGTGGCGTCCGCGGCTGA
- the rpsB gene encoding 30S ribosomal protein S2: protein MAVVTMRELLESGVHFGHQTRRWNPKMKRFIFTERNGIYIIDLLQSLSYIDRAYEFVKETVAHGGSVMFVGTKKQAQEAIAEQATRVGMPYVNQRWLGGMLTNFSTVYKRLQRLKELEQIDFEDVAASGLTKKELLVLSREKAKLEKTLGGIREMQKVPSAVWIVDTKKEHIAVGEARKLNIPVVAILDTNCDPDEVDYKIPGNDDAIRSVTLLTRVIADAVAEGLIARSGAATGDQKPGEKAAAAEPLAEWERDLLEGEKKADDEAPKAEEKPAEEAAPAAEAEKPAADAEQA from the coding sequence ATGGCCGTCGTCACGATGCGGGAGCTGCTGGAGAGCGGCGTCCACTTCGGGCACCAGACCCGCCGCTGGAACCCGAAGATGAAGCGCTTCATCTTCACCGAGCGCAACGGCATCTACATCATCGACCTGCTCCAGTCGCTGTCGTACATCGACCGCGCCTACGAGTTCGTCAAGGAGACCGTCGCCCACGGCGGCTCGGTCATGTTCGTCGGCACGAAGAAGCAGGCCCAGGAGGCCATTGCCGAGCAGGCGACCCGCGTGGGCATGCCCTACGTGAACCAGCGCTGGCTCGGCGGCATGCTGACCAACTTCTCGACCGTCTACAAGCGCCTGCAGCGCCTGAAGGAGCTCGAGCAGATCGACTTCGAGGATGTGGCCGCCTCCGGCCTCACCAAGAAGGAGCTCCTGGTCCTCTCCCGCGAGAAGGCCAAGCTGGAGAAGACCCTGGGCGGTATCCGCGAGATGCAGAAGGTGCCCAGCGCCGTCTGGATCGTGGACACCAAGAAGGAGCACATTGCCGTCGGTGAGGCGCGCAAGCTCAACATCCCGGTCGTCGCGATCCTCGACACCAACTGCGACCCGGACGAGGTCGACTACAAGATCCCGGGCAACGACGACGCGATCCGCTCCGTCACCCTGCTCACCCGCGTGATCGCCGACGCCGTCGCCGAGGGCCTCATCGCCCGCTCCGGTGCCGCCACCGGCGACCAGAAGCCCGGCGAGAAGGCTGCTGCCGCCGAGCCGCTGGCCGAGTGGGAGCGCGACCTGCTCGAGGGCGAGAAGAAGGCTGACGACGAGGCCCCCAAGGCCGAGGAGAAGCCCGCCGAGGAGGCCGCTCCGGCCGCCGAGGCCGAGAAGCCGGCCGCGGACGCCGAGCAGGCCTGA
- the tsf gene encoding translation elongation factor Ts, with protein sequence MANYTAADVKKLRELTGAGMMDCKKALDEAEGNVDKAVEALRIKGQKGVAKREGRSAENGAVVSLVGDDNASGVIVELKCETDFVAKGEKFQAVANEIAAHIAKTSPADIEALLASEIEAGKTVQAFVDEANATLGEKIVLDRFAQFSDGYVSVYMHRTMPDLPPQIGVLVELDKENAEVAKGIAQHIAAFAPKYLAKDDVPAEVVEAERRVAEETTRAEGKPEAALPKIVEGRVNGFFKDATLLGQPYALDNKKSVEKVLQEAGVTLKRFARIKVGI encoded by the coding sequence ATGGCGAACTACACCGCCGCTGACGTCAAGAAGCTCCGCGAGCTCACCGGCGCCGGCATGATGGACTGCAAGAAGGCCCTGGACGAGGCCGAGGGCAACGTCGACAAGGCCGTCGAGGCGCTGCGTATCAAGGGCCAGAAGGGCGTCGCCAAGCGCGAGGGCCGCTCCGCCGAGAACGGCGCCGTGGTCTCCCTGGTCGGCGACGACAACGCCTCCGGTGTCATCGTCGAGCTGAAGTGCGAGACGGACTTCGTCGCCAAGGGCGAGAAGTTCCAGGCCGTCGCCAACGAGATCGCCGCGCACATCGCGAAGACCTCCCCGGCCGACATCGAGGCCCTGCTCGCCTCCGAGATCGAGGCCGGCAAGACCGTCCAGGCGTTCGTCGACGAGGCCAACGCCACGCTGGGCGAGAAGATCGTCCTGGACCGCTTCGCGCAGTTCTCCGACGGCTACGTGTCGGTCTACATGCACCGCACCATGCCCGACCTGCCGCCGCAGATCGGTGTCCTTGTCGAGCTCGACAAGGAGAACGCCGAGGTCGCCAAGGGCATTGCGCAGCACATCGCCGCGTTCGCCCCGAAGTACCTCGCCAAGGACGACGTCCCGGCCGAGGTCGTCGAGGCCGAGCGCCGCGTCGCCGAGGAGACCACCCGCGCGGAGGGCAAGCCCGAGGCTGCCCTGCCGAAGATCGTCGAGGGTCGCGTCAACGGCTTCTTCAAGGACGCGACGCTGCTCGGCCAGCCGTACGCGCTCGACAACAAGAAGTCCGTCGAGAAGGTCCTGCAGGAGGCCGGTGTCACCCTGAAGCGCTTCGCGCGCATCAAGGTCGGCATCTGA
- the pyrH gene encoding UMP kinase — translation MIHGADGAHADHAGHGGRRRFLLKLSGEAFAGGGGLGVDPDVVHAMAREIAAVVRDGYEIAIVIGGGNFFRGAELQQRGMDRARSDYMGMLGTVMNCLALQDFLEKEGIDSRVQTAITMGQVAEPYIPLRAVRHLEKGRVVIFGAGMGMPYFSTDTTAAQRALEIDAEAMLMGKNGVDGVYDSDPKKNPDAVKFDALEYGEVITRDLKVADATAITLCRDNKLPILVFELLAEGNIARAVKGEKIGTLVSDQGTRA, via the coding sequence ATGATTCACGGTGCCGACGGCGCGCACGCAGACCATGCCGGCCACGGCGGCAGGCGACGCTTCCTGCTGAAGCTGTCGGGCGAAGCATTCGCCGGCGGCGGGGGACTGGGCGTCGACCCCGACGTCGTGCACGCCATGGCCCGCGAGATCGCCGCCGTGGTGCGCGACGGCTACGAGATCGCCATCGTGATCGGCGGCGGCAACTTCTTCCGCGGCGCCGAACTCCAGCAGCGCGGCATGGACCGGGCCCGCTCCGACTACATGGGCATGCTGGGCACGGTCATGAACTGTCTGGCCCTCCAGGACTTCCTGGAGAAGGAGGGCATCGACTCGCGCGTCCAGACGGCGATCACCATGGGTCAGGTCGCGGAGCCGTACATTCCGCTGCGTGCGGTGCGCCATCTGGAGAAGGGCCGGGTCGTCATCTTCGGCGCCGGCATGGGCATGCCGTACTTCTCCACCGACACCACCGCCGCCCAGCGCGCCCTGGAGATCGACGCCGAGGCCATGCTGATGGGCAAGAACGGGGTGGACGGCGTCTACGACTCCGACCCCAAGAAGAACCCCGACGCGGTGAAGTTCGACGCCCTCGAATACGGCGAGGTCATCACCCGGGACCTCAAGGTCGCCGATGCCACCGCCATCACGCTCTGCCGGGACAACAAGCTCCCGATCCTCGTCTTCGAGCTGCTCGCCGAGGGTAACATCGCGCGCGCGGTGAAGGGTGAGAAGATCGGCACGCTCGTCAGCGATCAGGGCACCCGGGCCTGA
- the frr gene encoding ribosome recycling factor — MIEEILLEAEEKMEKAVVVAKEDFAAIRTGRAHPAMFNKIVADYYGAMTPINQLASFSVPEPRMAVVTPFDKSALRNIEQAIRDSDLGVNPSNDGNIIRVTFPELTEERRKEFIKVAKNKGEDAKISIRSVRRKAKETLDKLVKDKETGEDEVRRAEKELDDTTAKYVAQVDELLKHKESELLEV; from the coding sequence GTGATCGAAGAGATCCTCCTCGAGGCCGAGGAGAAGATGGAGAAGGCCGTCGTGGTCGCCAAGGAGGACTTCGCCGCGATTCGCACCGGGCGTGCGCACCCGGCGATGTTCAACAAGATCGTGGCGGACTACTACGGTGCGATGACGCCGATCAACCAGCTGGCGTCGTTCTCGGTTCCCGAACCGCGGATGGCCGTGGTGACCCCGTTCGACAAGAGCGCGCTGCGCAACATCGAGCAGGCCATCCGCGACTCCGACCTCGGCGTCAACCCGAGCAACGACGGCAACATCATCCGGGTGACGTTCCCCGAGCTGACCGAGGAGCGCCGCAAGGAGTTCATCAAGGTCGCGAAGAACAAGGGCGAGGACGCGAAGATCTCGATCCGCAGCGTCCGCCGCAAGGCCAAGGAAACGCTCGACAAGCTCGTCAAGGACAAGGAAACCGGCGAGGACGAGGTGCGCCGCGCCGAGAAGGAGCTCGACGACACCACCGCGAAGTACGTCGCGCAGGTGGACGAGCTGCTCAAGCACAAGGAATCCGAGCTCCTCGAGGTCTGA
- a CDS encoding phosphatidate cytidylyltransferase yields the protein MNESSWGAAPPGAGHRASPDHGPASSLRGVAPPAPAGPGHGWGDPDRTRPLPFVPGPGGHQDDDRERRDLRDSRDHLDDRGAARPSGPLFRDEKPQEPMPTPLSGSDSSPDSEKPKKKSAGRNLRAAIGVGIGLGAIIVASLFVYKPVFIGVIAIAVVVGLWELTSRLAERKDIKVPLVPLAVGGTAMVVAGYVRGAEGAWVAMALTALAVLVWRMTEAPENYLRDVTSGVFAAFYVPFLATFVALMLAAEPDGPERVLTFLMLTVVSDTGAYAVGWRFGRHKLAPRISPGKTREGLVGAVLFAMVAGALCMEFLIVHGAWWQGLLLGLAVAASATLGDLGESMIKRDLGIKDMGTLLPGHGGIMDRLDSLLPTAPVVWLLFVIFVGSG from the coding sequence ATGAACGAGTCTTCCTGGGGGGCCGCCCCGCCCGGCGCCGGACACCGGGCATCGCCCGACCACGGACCGGCCTCCTCGCTCCGCGGGGTGGCGCCCCCCGCCCCGGCCGGTCCCGGGCACGGCTGGGGCGACCCGGACCGGACCCGGCCCCTGCCCTTCGTGCCCGGGCCAGGCGGACACCAGGACGACGACCGGGAACGTCGGGACCTCCGGGACAGCCGGGATCACCTGGACGACCGGGGGGCTGCTCGACCGAGCGGCCCCCTGTTCCGCGACGAAAAGCCGCAGGAGCCCATGCCCACCCCTCTTTCCGGGTCCGACAGCTCGCCGGACTCAGAGAAGCCGAAGAAGAAGAGCGCGGGCCGCAATCTGCGCGCCGCGATAGGGGTCGGTATCGGCCTCGGCGCGATCATCGTTGCGTCGCTCTTCGTCTACAAGCCTGTCTTCATCGGCGTGATAGCGATCGCCGTTGTGGTGGGCCTGTGGGAGCTGACCTCGCGGCTGGCGGAGCGCAAGGACATCAAGGTGCCGCTGGTGCCGCTCGCGGTCGGTGGCACCGCCATGGTGGTCGCCGGATACGTCCGTGGTGCCGAGGGCGCCTGGGTGGCGATGGCGCTCACCGCGCTGGCCGTCCTCGTCTGGCGGATGACCGAGGCACCCGAGAACTATCTGCGGGATGTCACCTCCGGTGTCTTCGCGGCGTTCTACGTGCCCTTCCTCGCGACGTTCGTGGCGCTGATGCTCGCGGCCGAGCCCGACGGGCCGGAACGGGTGCTGACTTTCCTGATGCTGACGGTCGTCAGCGACACCGGCGCGTACGCGGTCGGCTGGCGGTTCGGCCGGCACAAGCTCGCGCCGCGGATCAGCCCCGGAAAGACCCGCGAAGGACTCGTCGGCGCGGTGCTCTTCGCGATGGTGGCGGGCGCACTGTGCATGGAATTCCTGATCGTGCACGGAGCCTGGTGGCAGGGCCTGCTGCTCGGCCTCGCCGTCGCGGCCAGCGCCACCCTCGGCGACCTCGGCGAATCCATGATCAAGCGCGATCTCGGCATCAAGGACATGGGCACCCTGCTCCCCGGCCACGGCGGCATCATGGACCGCCTCGACTCCCTGCTGCCGACGGCCCCGGTCGTCTGGCTGCTGTTCGTGATCTTCGTGGGATCCGGCTGA
- a CDS encoding multicopper oxidase domain-containing protein, translating into MAFPDRTGVLRQRFETALYPWDVTCGDGRLATMFGRRKFLMAGATAGALGGAGMMLSRGVLGAQDDASPAHGTGSADSAVPQTPPLERYVDPLPRPMTAISDPSVYPGADYYEITMRKGSWRFHRDLGPAIVWGYWAANPNDPRKPIGMGYLGPTLSVTRDHPTVVKYRNHLPTTHLFQSVIDGIRNGDPQLAPSPPPPYKSEPPFPPNINVWNVVHQHGGFTAPQSDGMPLHSFSPDGFHAESYTTLDPSRVKPNEAICAYTNHDRSCMLWYHDHGMGMTSVNVYAGLAGLYLIRDPVDERLGLPRGEFEVPLILQDRTFHRDGSLAYTMAQREGEDTPVVNGKAYPFLAVEPRRYRLRILNASNERFWRLRFDVPRDVLPQPTLPFWLIGTDGGFRAPLQMLNFLISPAERYDLIVDFSQMPMGTNITLSNYHAPVHYPGMPGMGPVISEIMQFRVTKRLSGGADKTTPPKKLQLPAVAPIEPKPGIRRREWVTYQHKLFGTMTFNALPFMEPSQDFIKAGSAEIWEYINPNHDAHPMHVHLVNFQVLNRQPIDAAAYQADYEKWLDGGRKPEDRPVLANYLTGPPSPPDPDEARCDKDTFKSYPETVTRIIVQEFSPPTETIASIPNSGTKLPATYVHHCHILEHEDDDLMRPWTIVAHDDHSGTDHVGGRGH; encoded by the coding sequence GTGGCTTTCCCGGACCGGACCGGCGTGCTGCGGCAACGTTTCGAAACAGCCCTGTACCCCTGGGACGTTACGTGCGGCGATGGAAGGCTGGCGACGATGTTCGGGCGAAGGAAATTCCTCATGGCCGGCGCTACGGCCGGTGCCTTGGGTGGTGCGGGCATGATGCTCTCACGGGGTGTTCTGGGAGCTCAGGACGATGCGTCGCCCGCTCACGGGACAGGGTCTGCGGACAGCGCGGTGCCGCAGACCCCTCCGCTGGAGAGGTACGTCGATCCGCTGCCCAGGCCGATGACAGCGATTTCGGATCCTTCTGTCTATCCGGGCGCCGACTACTACGAGATCACGATGCGGAAGGGATCGTGGCGCTTCCACCGGGATCTCGGGCCGGCAATCGTATGGGGTTACTGGGCCGCGAACCCGAACGACCCTCGCAAGCCGATCGGCATGGGCTATCTGGGGCCGACTCTCAGCGTGACCAGGGACCACCCGACGGTCGTCAAATACCGCAACCACCTGCCGACCACTCACCTGTTCCAGTCCGTGATCGACGGTATTCGGAACGGGGACCCCCAGCTCGCCCCGAGCCCTCCGCCTCCCTACAAGAGCGAGCCACCCTTTCCCCCGAATATCAACGTGTGGAACGTCGTACACCAACACGGCGGTTTCACGGCACCACAGTCCGACGGAATGCCGTTGCATTCGTTCAGCCCGGACGGCTTCCATGCCGAGTCCTACACCACCCTGGACCCGAGCCGAGTCAAACCCAACGAAGCGATCTGCGCCTACACCAATCACGACCGTTCGTGCATGCTCTGGTATCACGATCACGGCATGGGAATGACCAGCGTCAATGTCTATGCGGGCCTCGCCGGTCTCTACCTCATTCGTGACCCCGTCGACGAACGGCTCGGGCTGCCACGAGGCGAATTCGAGGTCCCCCTCATCCTGCAGGACCGGACCTTCCACCGGGACGGCTCACTCGCCTACACCATGGCCCAGCGGGAGGGCGAGGACACCCCGGTCGTCAACGGGAAGGCGTACCCCTTCCTGGCGGTCGAGCCGCGACGCTACCGGCTGCGCATTCTCAACGCGTCGAACGAGCGTTTCTGGCGGCTGAGGTTCGACGTTCCCAGGGACGTACTGCCGCAGCCCACACTGCCGTTCTGGCTGATCGGCACCGACGGCGGCTTCCGTGCTCCCTTGCAGATGCTGAACTTCCTGATCTCGCCGGCCGAGCGGTACGACCTGATCGTCGACTTCAGCCAGATGCCCATGGGAACGAACATCACCTTGTCGAACTACCATGCGCCGGTCCACTACCCCGGCATGCCCGGCATGGGGCCGGTGATCTCGGAAATCATGCAGTTCCGGGTCACCAAGCGATTGTCCGGAGGCGCGGACAAGACGACTCCGCCCAAGAAACTCCAGCTGCCGGCGGTCGCACCCATCGAGCCGAAACCGGGTATCCGCCGGCGGGAATGGGTCACGTACCAGCACAAGCTCTTCGGCACCATGACGTTCAACGCGCTGCCCTTCATGGAGCCGTCCCAGGACTTCATCAAGGCGGGCTCGGCGGAAATCTGGGAGTACATCAATCCCAACCACGACGCCCACCCGATGCATGTCCATCTCGTCAACTTCCAGGTGCTGAACAGGCAGCCGATCGACGCAGCCGCCTACCAGGCGGATTACGAAAAGTGGCTCGACGGTGGCCGCAAACCGGAGGACCGGCCGGTGTTGGCGAACTATCTCACCGGCCCACCGAGTCCGCCGGACCCGGACGAAGCGCGGTGCGACAAGGACACCTTCAAGTCCTATCCGGAGACGGTGACCAGAATCATCGTTCAGGAATTCAGCCCGCCGACGGAGACGATCGCGTCGATCCCGAACAGCGGCACAAAGCTCCCGGCGACGTACGTCCACCACTGCCACATCCTCGAACACGAAGACGACGACCTGATGCGCCCGTGGACCATCGTCGCCCACGACGACCACAGCGGCACCGACCACGTCGGCGGCCGTGGCCACTGA
- a CDS encoding DUF732 domain-containing protein yields MRGRNAAACAVLLVALAGCGDATPEKEAKEAPSTRPTIGDYVGKTKSEAEDDLSPSMTLPAYEDAKTKADRSDSTFDTWIICKQDAHGDGPVMFSVAATRAACGLPAASKHPEVSKSPAPSSDASDDVPSPSDKDEQYAGAVKVRAPVLRQVEADDLGVQGQLVCTELDAGDSPREVLKTIQAAYPGVKGLALVTEAPPVYCPSHESAVASALK; encoded by the coding sequence ATGCGAGGACGCAACGCGGCCGCCTGCGCGGTTTTGCTCGTCGCTCTGGCAGGGTGCGGCGATGCCACACCCGAGAAGGAGGCCAAGGAAGCCCCCTCGACTCGTCCAACCATTGGTGATTACGTCGGCAAGACCAAGAGCGAAGCAGAGGACGACCTGAGCCCGTCGATGACCTTGCCGGCGTATGAGGACGCGAAAACCAAAGCCGATCGAAGTGACTCCACCTTCGATACGTGGATCATCTGCAAGCAGGATGCGCACGGCGACGGACCCGTCATGTTCTCCGTGGCTGCCACCCGTGCCGCCTGCGGGCTGCCCGCGGCTTCCAAGCACCCTGAGGTCTCGAAGTCTCCGGCTCCCTCGTCGGATGCCTCAGACGATGTGCCCTCGCCTTCCGACAAGGACGAGCAATACGCCGGCGCCGTCAAGGTTCGCGCTCCCGTTCTCAGGCAGGTGGAGGCTGACGACCTCGGCGTTCAGGGGCAGCTCGTTTGCACCGAGCTGGACGCGGGCGACAGCCCCCGGGAAGTACTCAAGACCATCCAGGCTGCGTACCCCGGAGTGAAGGGCCTGGCCCTCGTTACCGAAGCGCCTCCCGTCTACTGCCCCTCGCACGAGTCCGCCGTGGCCTCAGCGCTGAAGTAG
- a CDS encoding site-specific integrase, producing MAGHIQDRWYKTVTGPDGKPDRQKTDRHGTGMRYRARYVGPDGTEKSRSFPDRQKRRAEEWLAQTEADMLRGQYVDPKAARVTFQQYAERWLTGQTTDPTTRIAVETRLRLHAFPNIGSRPLGAFRPVHIREFVHALEKAPIAGTYARTIYANVRAVLSAAVDDGYLARNPCSAGSVRPPAVSAGRVAPWLPVQVRAVRAALPERYRAMVDVGSGCGLRQGEIIGLAEDAVRFDSDTLRVVTQVKLIRGVAVFAPPKGNKERDVPLPSCVAVALKHHIENHPPVDVELPWQRPDGRRVTRRLLFTNSARGIVWRSNFNVQEWKPALATAGLIPRPQAGKPYASAREHGMHALRHFYASVLLDAGESVKAVSEYLGHSDPAMTLRVYAHLMPTSRERARRAVDQLLQSE from the coding sequence ATGGCCGGCCACATCCAAGATCGCTGGTACAAGACGGTGACCGGGCCGGACGGCAAACCGGACCGGCAGAAGACAGACCGCCACGGCACCGGTATGCGCTACCGCGCCCGTTACGTCGGCCCGGACGGCACGGAGAAGAGTAGATCGTTCCCCGACCGCCAGAAGCGCCGCGCCGAGGAATGGCTCGCGCAGACAGAGGCCGACATGCTCCGCGGCCAGTACGTCGACCCGAAGGCCGCGCGGGTCACCTTCCAGCAGTATGCGGAGCGCTGGCTCACCGGACAGACGACAGACCCGACTACCCGCATCGCTGTCGAGACCCGGCTACGTCTCCACGCCTTCCCCAACATCGGCTCCCGACCGCTCGGGGCGTTCCGGCCTGTCCACATCCGGGAGTTCGTCCATGCCTTGGAGAAGGCCCCCATTGCGGGCACGTACGCCCGCACCATCTACGCGAATGTGCGGGCCGTGCTCTCGGCTGCCGTGGACGACGGGTACCTGGCTCGGAACCCTTGCAGTGCTGGCTCCGTACGTCCGCCAGCGGTCTCCGCGGGCCGGGTCGCCCCTTGGTTACCCGTCCAGGTCCGAGCTGTCCGTGCAGCACTGCCGGAGCGTTACCGCGCGATGGTGGATGTCGGAAGCGGCTGCGGACTGCGACAAGGAGAGATCATCGGCCTGGCCGAGGACGCCGTCCGCTTCGACAGCGACACCCTTCGCGTGGTCACTCAAGTCAAGCTGATCCGTGGTGTGGCGGTCTTCGCTCCGCCAAAGGGCAACAAGGAGCGGGACGTGCCGCTGCCCTCGTGTGTCGCGGTCGCGCTGAAGCATCACATCGAGAATCACCCGCCCGTGGACGTCGAATTGCCGTGGCAGAGGCCGGACGGCCGTCGTGTCACCCGACGACTGCTCTTCACGAACTCGGCCCGCGGGATCGTCTGGCGCAGCAACTTCAACGTCCAGGAGTGGAAGCCCGCTCTCGCAACTGCTGGCCTCATCCCGAGACCGCAGGCAGGTAAGCCCTATGCCTCCGCGCGGGAACACGGCATGCACGCCCTACGGCACTTCTATGCCTCGGTGCTCTTGGACGCGGGCGAGAGCGTGAAGGCGGTCAGCGAGTACCTCGGCCACTCGGACCCCGCCATGACGCTTCGCGTCTACGCGCACCTGATGCCCACCAGCCGTGAGCGCGCACGACGGGCAGTGGATCAGCTTCTCCAGTCGGAGTGA